The following are from one region of the Desmospora profundinema genome:
- the carB gene encoding carbamoyl-phosphate synthase large subunit has protein sequence MPKDPSLKKILVIGSGPIVIGQAAEFDYAGTQACQSLREEGIEVVLVNSNPATIMTDTDIADQVYIEPMTPEFITQVIRKERPDGLLPTLGGQTGLNLAVELAQSGVLEREGVRLLGTELEAITCAEDRDRFRTLMKEIGEPTPESVIVHSVDEAVDFANNIGFPLIVRPAYTLGGTGGGIADSEQELRQIVDNGIRYSPIGQCLIEKSIAGWKEVEYEVMRDAADNVIVVCNMENFDPVGVHTGDSIVFAPSQTLSDRDHQMLRSSALKIIRALDIRGGCNVQFALDTDSFQYHVIEVNPRVSRSSALASKATGYPIARIAAKIAIGYTLDELTNPVTGQTSACFEPTLDYVVSKIPRWPFDKFTTANRKLGTQMKATGEVMAIGRTLEESLLKAVRSLELGLDHVELPEAEALTQEELEQRLRTPDDERLFLAAEWLRRGGSLEELHRLTWIDPFFLGKLENVIRLERGLSQTDGLTPELLLRAKRAGFTDAAIARASATPIEEVARLRREWSIRPVYKIVDTCAAEFEAATPYYYSTYEEEDEVETGKKPTVLVLGSGPIRIGQGVEFDYATVHAIQAIREAGLEAVIINNNPETVSTDYNISDRLYFDPLTEEDVLHVIEKEQPMGVIVQFGGQTSLNLARDLKEAGIPILGTSLEEIDRAEDREKFERLLQQVGIPQPPGSAVTSVEEAVDAAQELGFPVLVRPSYVLGGRAMEIVYSVEELRSYMDAAVKVNPSHPVLIDRYLRGREIEVDAIADGEEVLVPGIMEHIERAGVHSGDSIAVYPPQTVTAEQKERLVAMTAEIARALKTKGLINIQYVLHQGEIYVLEVNPRASRTVPFLSKVTGVPMARIATRIMLGESLAAQGYAGGLWPENGDVAVKVPVFSFAKLRRVDVTLGPEMKSTGEVMGRDRDYARAVYKGLLAAGVSLPRFGTVVTTIGDKEKEEALPLIRQFHRLGYQIVATSGTAKLLEEDGIPVTQVNKLKEGSPHILDWIRQGKADLVVNTWTRGKTPERDGFRIRREAVENGIACLTSLDTVEALLTTLASIYLTAEPIGQPLPAAAKKEVPV, from the coding sequence ATGCCTAAAGATCCATCCCTGAAAAAAATTCTGGTGATCGGTTCCGGTCCCATCGTGATCGGCCAGGCGGCGGAGTTTGATTATGCCGGCACCCAGGCCTGTCAATCCTTGCGGGAAGAGGGGATTGAGGTGGTGCTGGTCAACAGCAACCCCGCCACGATTATGACCGATACGGATATCGCCGACCAAGTTTATATTGAACCGATGACACCCGAATTTATCACCCAGGTGATTCGCAAGGAGCGCCCCGATGGATTACTCCCCACCCTGGGGGGACAGACCGGTCTGAACCTGGCGGTGGAACTGGCTCAATCCGGTGTGTTGGAGCGGGAAGGGGTCCGCTTGCTGGGAACGGAACTGGAGGCCATCACCTGTGCAGAGGACCGGGACCGTTTCCGTACCTTGATGAAAGAGATCGGTGAGCCCACACCGGAGAGTGTCATCGTCCATTCGGTGGATGAAGCGGTCGACTTTGCCAATAACATCGGCTTTCCCCTTATCGTCCGCCCGGCTTACACCTTGGGAGGGACCGGTGGCGGGATCGCCGACTCGGAACAGGAATTGCGTCAAATCGTGGACAACGGCATCCGATACAGCCCTATCGGTCAATGCCTGATCGAGAAGAGCATCGCCGGCTGGAAAGAAGTGGAGTACGAGGTGATGCGGGACGCCGCCGACAACGTGATCGTGGTCTGCAACATGGAAAACTTCGATCCGGTCGGGGTACACACCGGGGACAGCATTGTGTTTGCTCCCTCTCAAACCCTCTCGGATCGGGATCATCAGATGTTGCGAAGCTCCGCCCTGAAAATTATTCGGGCTCTGGATATCCGCGGCGGGTGCAATGTCCAGTTTGCACTGGATACCGACAGTTTCCAGTACCATGTGATTGAAGTAAACCCGCGGGTGAGCCGATCCAGTGCTCTGGCTTCCAAGGCGACGGGTTATCCCATCGCCCGGATCGCCGCCAAGATCGCCATCGGGTATACCCTGGACGAGCTGACCAACCCGGTTACCGGTCAGACATCCGCCTGTTTTGAACCCACCCTGGACTACGTGGTGAGCAAGATCCCGCGCTGGCCCTTTGATAAATTCACCACCGCCAACCGCAAGCTGGGGACTCAGATGAAAGCCACCGGCGAAGTGATGGCGATCGGCCGCACCTTGGAAGAGTCGCTGTTAAAAGCGGTCCGGTCCCTGGAATTGGGCTTGGATCATGTGGAACTACCTGAAGCGGAGGCGCTGACCCAGGAAGAACTGGAACAGCGGCTGCGCACCCCTGATGACGAACGCCTCTTCCTGGCGGCAGAATGGCTGCGGCGCGGAGGTTCGCTGGAGGAACTTCACCGCTTGACCTGGATCGATCCGTTCTTCCTGGGCAAGCTGGAAAATGTAATCCGACTGGAGCGGGGATTGAGCCAAACAGACGGTTTGACACCGGAGCTCCTCCTCCGTGCTAAACGGGCCGGCTTCACCGATGCGGCCATCGCCCGGGCGAGTGCAACGCCGATCGAGGAAGTGGCCCGTTTGCGCCGGGAATGGTCGATCCGGCCCGTATACAAAATCGTCGATACGTGTGCAGCGGAGTTTGAGGCGGCTACTCCCTACTATTACTCCACCTATGAAGAAGAGGATGAGGTGGAGACAGGGAAGAAGCCGACGGTGCTGGTGCTGGGATCCGGACCGATCCGCATCGGTCAGGGAGTGGAATTTGATTATGCGACCGTCCACGCTATCCAGGCGATCCGGGAGGCGGGATTAGAAGCCGTCATCATCAACAATAACCCGGAGACGGTTTCGACGGATTACAACATCTCGGACCGGCTCTACTTCGATCCGCTGACCGAGGAAGACGTCCTCCACGTGATCGAAAAGGAACAGCCCATGGGCGTCATCGTCCAGTTCGGCGGCCAGACGTCCCTCAACCTCGCTCGGGACTTAAAAGAAGCGGGTATCCCCATCCTGGGTACCTCCCTGGAAGAGATCGACCGGGCGGAAGACCGGGAAAAATTTGAACGGCTGCTGCAACAGGTGGGCATTCCCCAGCCGCCGGGATCGGCTGTCACGTCGGTGGAGGAAGCGGTAGACGCCGCACAGGAGCTGGGCTTTCCGGTCCTGGTGCGTCCCTCCTATGTGCTGGGGGGACGGGCGATGGAAATCGTGTACAGCGTGGAAGAGCTCCGTTCCTACATGGATGCCGCCGTCAAGGTAAACCCGTCCCATCCCGTCCTGATTGACCGCTATCTCCGCGGACGTGAGATCGAGGTGGACGCGATTGCAGACGGGGAAGAAGTACTCGTCCCCGGCATCATGGAGCACATCGAACGGGCCGGGGTTCACTCCGGCGACTCCATCGCCGTCTATCCGCCGCAGACGGTGACTGCCGAACAAAAAGAGCGGTTGGTGGCGATGACGGCGGAAATCGCCCGCGCCTTGAAAACCAAGGGATTGATCAATATCCAGTATGTCCTGCATCAGGGTGAGATCTATGTGCTGGAGGTGAATCCCCGCGCGTCCCGAACCGTTCCCTTCCTGAGCAAGGTGACCGGTGTACCGATGGCTCGGATCGCCACCCGCATCATGTTGGGAGAAAGCTTGGCAGCCCAAGGATATGCAGGCGGACTGTGGCCGGAAAACGGCGACGTAGCGGTGAAGGTGCCGGTCTTCTCCTTCGCCAAGCTACGCCGGGTGGATGTCACCCTGGGTCCGGAAATGAAATCGACCGGTGAAGTGATGGGACGGGATCGCGACTACGCCCGTGCGGTGTACAAGGGGTTGTTGGCGGCGGGGGTATCGTTGCCCCGTTTCGGCACGGTAGTGACCACCATCGGGGACAAAGAGAAAGAAGAAGCCCTGCCTTTGATCCGGCAATTCCACCGCCTCGGCTATCAAATCGTCGCCACGTCGGGTACGGCGAAGCTGTTAGAAGAAGATGGAATTCCCGTCACCCAGGTGAACAAGCTGAAAGAGGGCTCCCCCCATATCCTAGACTGGATCCGCCAAGGGAAAGCCGATCTGGTGGTCAACACCTGGACACGGGGCAAGACACCGGAACGGGACGGGTTCCGCATCCGGCGCGAGGCGGTGGAAAACGGCATCGCCTGTCTCACCTCGCTGGATACGGTGGAAGCGTTGTTGACCACCTTGGCGTCCATCTACCTGACGGCGGAACCGATCGGACAGCCGCTGCCGGCTGCAGCAAAAAAGGAGGTGCCGGTATGA
- the carA gene encoding glutamine-hydrolyzing carbamoyl-phosphate synthase small subunit — MQAKLLLEDGSKWEGYSFGAEGESVGEVVFNTGMTGYQEVLTDPSYCGQIVTMTYPLIGNYGINRHDIESRRPFVHGFVVREHAEPPSHWRSERSIGHWLKEYGVMGLSGIDTRQLTRRIRVQGTMKGILSTGNESWEALAERLDVQPLMRDQVARVSTQSIHTAPSYGPRVVLMDFGAKYGLQRELAKRGCDVVVVPHDTTADEIERLRPDGILLSNGPGDPKDVPHAVRTVEALLGRYPLFGICLGHQLFALACGADTEKMKFGHRGSNHPVKELDSGRTWITSQNHGYAVRNASLEGTPLKLTHIALNDGTCEGLAHRELQAFSVQFHPEAAPGPRDSESLFDRFVEGLHPSLSKGGNVYA, encoded by the coding sequence ATGCAGGCCAAGCTGCTTTTGGAAGACGGAAGCAAATGGGAAGGCTACTCGTTCGGAGCCGAAGGAGAGTCAGTGGGAGAAGTGGTCTTCAATACGGGAATGACAGGATACCAGGAAGTGCTGACCGATCCCTCCTACTGCGGTCAAATCGTCACCATGACCTATCCCTTGATCGGAAATTATGGGATCAACCGACACGATATCGAATCTCGGCGTCCGTTTGTGCACGGATTTGTGGTGCGGGAACATGCAGAGCCGCCCAGTCACTGGCGCAGCGAGCGCAGCATCGGCCACTGGCTGAAGGAATACGGAGTCATGGGATTATCCGGGATCGATACCCGCCAGCTAACACGCCGGATCCGCGTTCAAGGCACGATGAAAGGAATCCTTTCCACGGGGAATGAATCGTGGGAAGCGCTGGCGGAGCGGTTGGATGTTCAACCGCTGATGCGGGATCAGGTGGCCCGTGTCAGTACGCAAAGTATTCATACCGCCCCTAGTTACGGCCCTCGGGTGGTGTTGATGGACTTTGGCGCCAAATACGGATTGCAGCGGGAACTGGCCAAACGGGGCTGTGATGTGGTGGTGGTCCCCCATGACACGACGGCGGATGAGATCGAACGGCTGCGGCCGGACGGCATTCTCCTCTCCAACGGACCGGGGGATCCGAAAGATGTCCCCCACGCGGTCCGCACCGTGGAAGCTCTCTTGGGCCGCTATCCGCTCTTTGGCATTTGCCTTGGACACCAGTTGTTTGCACTGGCTTGCGGGGCGGATACGGAAAAGATGAAATTTGGCCATCGGGGCAGTAACCATCCGGTCAAGGAGCTGGACAGCGGCCGCACCTGGATCACGTCCCAGAACCATGGCTATGCCGTCCGCAACGCCTCTCTGGAGGGAACGCCCCTTAAACTGACGCACATCGCCCTCAATGACGGGACCTGTGAAGGGCTGGCACACCGGGAGTTGCAGGCTTTCTCCGTTCAGTTCCACCCGGAAGCGGCCCCGGGTCCCCGGGATTCAGAGTCCCTGTTCGATCGATTCGTGGAAGGGTTGCACCCATCCTTAAGCAAAGGAGGAAACGTTTATGCCTAA
- a CDS encoding dihydroorotase, with the protein MMTVLLNGQVIGEGGELRTAAIRLRDGRIAAIADQLEAMPGEEVIDAAGRLVIPGLIDLHIHLREPGFEEKETIATGTRAAARGGYTTVACMPNTSPVTDSPEVVERILASNRESGSGVRLLPIAAITRGLSGDRLTDMAGLKEAGAFAVSDDGVGVQSPRMMKAAMREAARLELPLVAHCEEEDLLIPGACVHTGEFAEKHGLPGIPPEAESIHVGRDILLAEDTGVHYHVCHVSAESSVRLIREAKEWGQRVTAEVSPHHLLLCDTDIPGPDPAFKMNPPLRSKRDRAALLAALKDGTIDFIATDHAPHTAEEKKRPITEAPFGIVGLETAFPLLYTHLVLTGELTLAQLVDKMTRIPADRFGLPWGELKEGAQADIAVIDLEAERTIDPETFYSKGKNTPFAGWKVKGWPMMTLVDGRVIWREDGI; encoded by the coding sequence ATGATGACAGTACTCCTGAACGGACAGGTGATCGGAGAAGGGGGAGAACTGCGGACAGCCGCCATTCGCCTGCGGGACGGACGGATCGCCGCCATCGCCGACCAACTGGAAGCGATGCCGGGGGAAGAGGTGATCGATGCAGCGGGAAGGCTGGTGATTCCCGGCTTGATCGATCTTCACATCCATCTGCGCGAACCGGGCTTTGAGGAAAAGGAGACGATTGCCACCGGCACCCGAGCCGCTGCCCGGGGAGGCTATACCACCGTCGCATGTATGCCCAATACCTCCCCTGTCACCGACAGCCCGGAGGTGGTGGAGCGCATCCTTGCCAGTAACCGTGAGAGCGGCAGCGGGGTGCGGCTGCTCCCCATCGCCGCCATCACCCGCGGCCTGTCCGGTGATCGTTTGACAGACATGGCGGGATTGAAAGAAGCAGGCGCCTTTGCGGTCTCCGATGACGGGGTGGGAGTGCAAAGCCCACGCATGATGAAAGCCGCCATGCGGGAAGCGGCTCGGCTGGAGCTGCCCTTGGTGGCGCACTGCGAAGAAGAAGACCTTCTTATTCCGGGCGCTTGTGTTCACACGGGCGAGTTCGCCGAGAAACACGGTTTGCCGGGGATTCCGCCGGAAGCGGAGTCAATCCATGTGGGACGAGACATCCTGCTGGCGGAGGATACCGGAGTCCATTACCATGTCTGTCATGTGAGCGCCGAATCCTCCGTCCGCTTGATCCGGGAGGCCAAAGAATGGGGACAGCGAGTGACCGCCGAAGTGAGCCCCCATCACCTGCTGCTGTGCGATACCGACATTCCGGGACCGGATCCGGCCTTTAAGATGAACCCTCCCCTTCGCAGCAAGCGGGATCGGGCGGCATTGCTGGCGGCGCTGAAAGACGGCACCATCGATTTCATCGCTACGGATCACGCTCCCCATACCGCGGAAGAGAAAAAACGGCCGATTACGGAAGCCCCCTTCGGCATTGTGGGATTGGAGACGGCCTTTCCACTTCTTTACACCCATCTGGTGCTGACCGGTGAACTGACACTGGCCCAGTTGGTGGATAAGATGACCCGGATTCCGGCTGATCGGTTCGGTTTGCCCTGGGGTGAGTTGAAGGAAGGAGCCCAAGCCGACATCGCGGTGATCGATTTGGAAGCAGAGCGGACCATCGATCCCGAAACCTTTTACTCGAAAGGGAAAAACACGCCCTTTGCGGGGTGGAAAGTAAAAGGCTGGCCGATGATGACCCTGGTGGACGGACGCGTCATCTGGCGGGAAGACGGCATTTAA
- a CDS encoding aspartate carbamoyltransferase catalytic subunit → MMETQLVRRHLIDTDGLSLEEMESLFCRAAYWRDHPEAWFQTGKGRFAANWFLEPSTRTRVSFEVAEKRLGMETIPLDGETSSTMKGESFYDTLRTLAAVGVEVVVVRHAGIGTLAEMAWENPGVSLVNAGEGNGGHPTQALLDLFTMREQFGTLKGLTVSIIGDIRHSRVARSNYWALKTFGARVILAGPESMRDPSLEEYAPYLPVDEAIRQADVVMMLRVQLERHRETLFSSPDVYLHAYGLTPERVEAMRSHAVILHPAPVNRGVEIASELVEHKRSKIFEQMSNGVWIRMAVLERALEGGRG, encoded by the coding sequence ATGATGGAAACGCAACTTGTGCGCCGACATTTGATCGATACGGATGGATTGTCGTTGGAAGAGATGGAGTCTCTCTTTTGCCGCGCCGCCTATTGGCGTGACCATCCCGAGGCATGGTTTCAGACTGGAAAGGGGCGGTTTGCCGCCAACTGGTTTTTGGAACCCAGCACCCGCACCCGCGTCTCCTTTGAAGTGGCGGAAAAGCGGCTGGGTATGGAGACGATTCCCCTCGATGGGGAAACGTCCAGCACGATGAAAGGGGAATCCTTTTATGACACCTTGCGCACCTTGGCGGCAGTCGGGGTGGAGGTAGTGGTGGTGCGCCATGCGGGGATCGGCACCCTGGCAGAGATGGCTTGGGAAAATCCGGGGGTTTCCCTGGTCAATGCCGGTGAAGGCAACGGGGGTCATCCGACCCAAGCACTGTTGGACCTGTTTACCATGCGGGAACAATTTGGCACCTTGAAAGGACTCACCGTCTCCATCATCGGGGACATTCGACACAGCCGGGTAGCCCGATCCAACTACTGGGCCCTGAAAACCTTCGGTGCCCGTGTCATCCTGGCTGGACCGGAATCGATGCGGGATCCTTCTCTTGAAGAGTATGCTCCCTACCTACCGGTGGATGAAGCGATCCGGCAGGCGGATGTGGTCATGATGTTGCGGGTGCAGCTGGAACGGCACCGGGAAACGTTGTTTTCGTCACCGGACGTCTACCTCCATGCCTACGGGCTGACACCGGAACGGGTGGAGGCGATGCGCTCCCATGCCGTCATTTTGCATCCTGCTCCGGTCAACCGCGGGGTGGAGATCGCCAGTGAACTGGTGGAGCATAAGCGTTCCAAGATATTTGAACAGATGAGCAACGGAGTCTGGATCCGCATGGCGGTTCTTGAACGGGCTCTGGAAGGGGGAAGAGGATGA
- a CDS encoding solute carrier family 23 protein, giving the protein MKKTQMILDVHEKPQAGKWIALSIQHLFAMFGATILVPLLTGLSPAVTLLASGVGTLAYLIITRGKIPAYLGSSFAFIVPIITVSQTQGVGEALFGCFLAGVVYGIVALVIFRFGAGWLHKLLPPVVIGSVVIVIGLALAATAVDMASTQQVTHPLPDTVEEFQALPGTVEQVDEDAGTVTVKTYSLKHFSVALATLAFAVVASLFFRGFLSLIPILVGITGGYAVAMAIGLVDFAPLREAAWLALPEFTAPVVSWTAALVIVPVALVTLAEHIGHLMVTSNIMDRDLAKDPGLHRSILGDGVATSLAALIGAPPNTTYGENIGVMAMTRIFSVFVIGGAATAAIAFSFVGKLSALISTIPPAVMGGVSILLFGVIASAGLRMMVENQIDFGDKRNLVIASVVLVIGVGGAALKFAGIHFEVEGMALATVTGILLNLILPSNREDDGASVEEAA; this is encoded by the coding sequence ATGAAGAAAACCCAGATGATCCTGGATGTCCACGAAAAGCCGCAAGCGGGTAAATGGATCGCCCTCAGCATCCAACACCTGTTTGCCATGTTTGGTGCCACGATCCTGGTCCCGCTCCTGACCGGCCTTTCACCGGCGGTCACGTTGCTGGCCAGCGGGGTCGGTACCCTGGCATATCTGATCATTACCCGGGGGAAGATTCCGGCCTATCTGGGTTCCTCCTTCGCATTTATCGTTCCGATCATCACGGTTTCCCAGACCCAGGGGGTTGGGGAAGCGCTGTTCGGTTGCTTTCTGGCGGGTGTGGTATATGGAATCGTCGCCCTGGTCATCTTCCGATTTGGTGCGGGGTGGCTCCATAAACTGTTGCCGCCGGTGGTGATCGGCTCGGTAGTGATTGTCATCGGACTGGCCCTGGCCGCAACGGCGGTGGATATGGCCAGTACCCAGCAGGTGACCCACCCGCTTCCGGATACGGTAGAGGAATTTCAGGCTCTTCCCGGTACGGTGGAGCAAGTGGATGAAGATGCGGGAACGGTTACCGTCAAGACTTACTCCTTGAAACACTTCAGCGTCGCCTTGGCCACCTTGGCGTTCGCAGTAGTCGCCAGTCTCTTTTTCCGCGGATTTCTCAGTCTCATTCCGATTCTCGTCGGGATCACGGGGGGGTATGCGGTTGCGATGGCAATCGGCTTGGTCGATTTTGCTCCGTTGCGGGAGGCAGCATGGCTGGCCCTGCCGGAGTTCACTGCTCCCGTGGTTTCCTGGACGGCGGCACTGGTGATCGTGCCTGTCGCCCTGGTTACGCTGGCAGAACATATCGGCCACCTGATGGTGACCAGTAACATCATGGATCGGGATCTGGCCAAAGATCCTGGTTTGCACCGCTCCATTCTGGGTGACGGGGTGGCCACCTCACTGGCAGCTCTGATCGGGGCTCCACCCAACACGACCTACGGAGAGAATATCGGTGTGATGGCCATGACTCGGATCTTCAGTGTATTTGTGATCGGGGGGGCGGCCACCGCCGCCATCGCTTTCTCCTTTGTGGGTAAACTGTCCGCCCTGATCTCCACGATCCCCCCGGCGGTCATGGGGGGCGTATCCATCCTGCTGTTCGGGGTGATCGCTTCGGCAGGGCTCCGGATGATGGTGGAGAATCAGATCGATTTCGGCGACAAGCGAAACCTGGTGATCGCATCGGTGGTCTTGGTGATTGGGGTGGGCGGTGCCGCTCTGAAATTCGCCGGTATTCACTTCGAGGTGGAAGGGATGGCGCTGGCCACCGTCACTGGAATTCTGCTGAACCTGATCTTGCCTTCCAATCGGGAAGATGACGGGGCAAGCGTGGAAGAAGCCGCTTAA
- the pyrR gene encoding bifunctional pyr operon transcriptional regulator/uracil phosphoribosyltransferase PyrR, with the protein MTANRKTILDEAAIRRALTRIAHELIERNKGVEETVLVGIRTRGIFLAQRLAERIRRIEGEEVPVGELDITLYRDDLTEKAEQAEVKASQLPVDINGRTVVLVDDVLFTGRTVRAAMDALIDQGRPRMIQLAVLVDRGHRELPIRADYVGKNVPTSKSEIIQVMVAEYDSQDQVVIGSK; encoded by the coding sequence TTGACAGCAAACCGGAAGACGATCCTGGATGAAGCCGCCATCCGGCGGGCCCTGACCCGGATCGCCCATGAGCTCATTGAACGGAACAAAGGGGTGGAAGAGACGGTTTTGGTCGGAATCCGCACCCGGGGCATTTTCCTCGCCCAGCGCCTCGCTGAACGGATTCGGCGCATCGAGGGGGAGGAGGTGCCGGTTGGAGAGCTGGACATCACCCTGTATCGGGACGATCTGACAGAAAAAGCGGAGCAGGCGGAAGTAAAAGCCTCACAGCTTCCTGTCGATATCAACGGTCGGACGGTGGTGCTGGTGGACGATGTACTTTTTACCGGCCGAACGGTTCGAGCAGCCATGGATGCCCTGATCGACCAGGGACGTCCGCGGATGATCCAGCTGGCGGTTTTGGTGGACCGGGGACACCGGGAGTTGCCGATTCGGGCGGATTATGTCGGTAAAAACGTGCCCACCTCCAAGAGTGAAATCATTCAAGTGATGGTGGCGGAATACGATTCCCAAGACCAAGTGGTCATTGGAAGTAAATAA
- a CDS encoding RluA family pseudouridine synthase, producing MTTTPTHRFVVAADDVGQRLDKFVTTQGEDWSRMAVQSWIRDHRIQVDGRAVKGNHRLKEGEVVEVVVPPPEEMTVEAEAIPLDIRYEDTDVVVVNKPRGMVVHPAPGNRSGTLVNALLAHCGDLSGIGGVLRPGIVHRIDKDTSGLIMVAKNDAAHRSLAAQLKAHEVERRYLAVVHGNVSHDRGTIDAPIGRDPRFRQRMAVEHRNGKPAVTHFEVLERFSRATYVACRLETGRTHQIRVHMKHIAHPLVGDPLYSSQSHRFSIQGQALHAETLGFIHPRTGKPIRLTAPLPEDMQRLIKGFRQS from the coding sequence TTGACCACAACACCAACCCATCGCTTTGTCGTAGCTGCCGATGATGTCGGGCAACGTTTGGATAAGTTTGTCACCACTCAAGGGGAAGACTGGTCCCGGATGGCCGTCCAATCCTGGATTCGCGATCACAGAATCCAGGTGGACGGTCGAGCAGTGAAAGGGAATCACCGTCTAAAAGAAGGGGAAGTGGTGGAAGTGGTTGTTCCCCCTCCTGAGGAGATGACGGTGGAGGCAGAAGCGATCCCCTTGGACATCCGCTATGAGGACACCGATGTGGTGGTGGTGAACAAACCGCGAGGGATGGTGGTCCACCCGGCTCCAGGAAACCGCTCCGGTACTTTGGTCAATGCCTTGCTGGCCCACTGCGGGGATTTGTCCGGAATCGGAGGCGTGTTGCGACCCGGAATTGTGCACCGAATCGACAAGGATACTTCCGGGCTGATCATGGTGGCCAAAAACGATGCGGCGCATCGATCACTGGCTGCCCAACTGAAGGCACATGAGGTGGAACGGCGTTATCTGGCAGTGGTCCACGGTAATGTCTCCCATGATCGGGGGACCATCGATGCGCCGATCGGACGGGATCCCCGATTCCGCCAACGAATGGCGGTCGAGCATCGAAACGGCAAACCGGCCGTCACCCATTTTGAGGTGTTGGAACGGTTTTCCCGTGCCACTTATGTTGCCTGCCGTCTGGAAACGGGGCGCACACACCAAATCCGGGTGCATATGAAACACATCGCTCATCCGTTGGTGGGCGACCCCTTATACAGCAGTCAATCCCACCGTTTTTCGATCCAGGGTCAGGCTTTACATGCGGAGACATTGGGCTTTATCCATCCCCGCACAGGAAAGCCCATTCGTTTGACGGCACCCCTGCCGGAAGACATGCAGCGGTTGATCAAAGGATTTCGACAATCGTGA
- the lspA gene encoding signal peptidase II, translating to MRYFSITAFILLLDQVTKWFVLHRMSLYESIPLWDDVFHITSHRNRGAAFGILQDQQWLFITVTIAVVVGIIVYLIRLKGRQPLMSWSLALILGGAIGNLIDRVRMGEVVDFLDFRLIHYPIFNVADSAIVVGVAIMVWITLRHPQTELEEGDRVVREAGESS from the coding sequence TTGCGTTATTTTTCAATCACGGCCTTTATATTGCTGTTGGATCAGGTTACTAAATGGTTCGTCCTGCACAGGATGAGTCTATACGAGTCGATTCCTTTGTGGGACGATGTTTTTCATATCACTTCCCATCGTAACAGGGGAGCGGCTTTCGGGATTCTGCAGGATCAGCAGTGGTTGTTCATTACCGTCACCATCGCTGTGGTAGTGGGGATCATCGTTTACTTAATCCGGCTGAAGGGCCGGCAACCGTTGATGAGCTGGTCATTGGCGTTGATCTTGGGCGGCGCGATCGGCAATTTGATCGATCGGGTCCGGATGGGGGAAGTGGTGGATTTCCTGGATTTCCGCCTGATTCATTACCCGATCTTCAATGTGGCCGACTCCGCCATTGTCGTGGGTGTCGCGATTATGGTCTGGATTACTTTGCGTCACCCTCAGACTGAATTGGAAGAGGGGGACCGCGTGGTTCGGGAAGCGGGGGAAAGTTCTTGA
- a CDS encoding TraR/DksA C4-type zinc finger protein codes for MLTEEQSAKLKQMLLDEKRRVEKRLNDNDHFGLGVGMNDSIGELSGYDNHPADVGTELYERGKDIALNEESETQLEEVELALLRMEAGQYGTCVVCGKDIPYERLEAVPETAYCIDHQRERDVSRRRPAEEDVLRPPYGRSFNDGEDSVIWDGEDAWQEVERYGTSNPPDFQRDGENYNELGIDPDERRGAVDDVEEVALAGRDGRPLDDPLTEINRGKASGRLDEEESEQEG; via the coding sequence ATGTTGACGGAGGAACAATCGGCGAAATTAAAGCAGATGCTGCTTGATGAAAAACGACGAGTGGAAAAAAGGCTGAATGACAACGACCACTTTGGACTGGGCGTTGGCATGAACGATTCCATCGGGGAATTATCCGGTTATGACAATCATCCGGCAGACGTGGGAACGGAGCTGTACGAACGGGGAAAAGATATTGCGCTGAACGAAGAGAGCGAAACACAGCTAGAAGAAGTGGAACTGGCCTTACTCAGAATGGAAGCGGGGCAGTATGGAACCTGTGTCGTCTGTGGAAAGGATATTCCCTATGAGCGGCTGGAAGCGGTACCGGAGACGGCTTATTGTATCGATCACCAGCGGGAGCGGGATGTTTCCCGCAGGCGGCCGGCGGAGGAAGATGTGCTCCGTCCGCCTTACGGACGTTCTTTTAATGACGGTGAGGATTCCGTCATTTGGGATGGAGAAGACGCCTGGCAGGAAGTGGAGCGGTACGGAACTTCCAATCCGCCAGATTTTCAACGGGATGGTGAGAACTATAATGAATTGGGCATCGATCCCGATGAACGGCGCGGGGCTGTGGATGACGTGGAAGAGGTGGCGCTTGCGGGAAGAGACGGCCGTCCCCTCGATGATCCGTTGACGGAGATCAACCGCGGGAAAGCGTCCGGACGGCTGGATGAAGAAGAAAGCGAACAAGAGGGCTAA